A single Fusarium oxysporum Fo47 chromosome IV, complete sequence DNA region contains:
- a CDS encoding uncharacterized protein (domain of unknown function-domain containing protein) gives MASHDANVDDEDLTIHACCAPITNLARPIDFSELDEEENRPFFHWPIFGPLIVENESSDARDHCANERTFLSYLRLSIYMAIVSVAITLSFHLKNEATPLELRMAKPLGTIFWGLSVLTLFAGMGNYITTVNKYSKRAAIVQIGWKTHAVFSLTAVSIIGTCLILLVIAKIRQQSSSNS, from the exons ATGGCTTCTCATGATGCGAatgtcgatgatgaagaccTCACTATCCATGCCTGCTGCGCGCCTATTACCAACCTAGCTCGACCCATTGATTTCAGTGAGCTTGA CGAGGAGGAAAACAGACCTTTCTTTCACTGGCCAATCTTTGGACCATTGATAGTAGAGAACGAGAGCAGCGATGCGCGAGATCACTGCGCCAATGAGAGAA CGTTCCTCTCATACCTTCGGTTATCGATATACATGGCCATCGTCTCGGTAGCCATCACACTTTCGTTCCACTTAAAGAACGAAGCCACACCGTTAGAGCTGAGAATGGCAAAGCCTCTCGGGACGATATTCTGGGGACTTTCAGTCTTGACTCTGTTTGCTGGAATGGGTAACTATATAA CAACGGTCAACAAGTACAGCAAACGGGCGGCTATTGTACAGATTGGCTGGAAGACTCATGCA GTTTTCAGTCTCACAGCAGTCTCAATCATAGGCACCTGTCTCATCCTGCTCGTCATTGCCAAGATTCGACAACAATCATCGTCCAATTCTTGA
- a CDS encoding P-loop containing nucleoside triphosphate hydrolase protein codes for MRPIPTRPPIIRIANGTFYRHHPNSASSRPNPPLFSDLSFELASTSNSPRNWCIIGPSLSGKTTFLQVLRGRFLCEPPIARSYPYLSTEEVPKRLRTPQKAIEYVGFDAELTGGGLGGGVATSAYLSARYESRREITDFSLRDFLMGNTELNPMQTEPSQDEATISPDLLSQVVKDLKLEPLLDLPVSFLSNGQGRRARIARALLTKPEVLLLDEPFMGLDPPTVSGLSPLLHSLAEKASPRLVLSARPQDPVPDWITHLVYLRTDCQVGSMGPKEEVLDGLKKYVRGVRKGGLTEDEKLPLHSLVDIGRVLPSSASTEVSGNLGEASYKELEPINPKAEPLVEMDGCKVQYRGKIALGNWTQQTTDGSKDGLIWTVRRGERWGVFGPNGSGKTTIVSLLCSDHPQSYSLPIKLFGRSRLPEPGTGQRPLTFWDIQSRIGHSSPEVHQHMPRNLTVRQVIENAWSETFRARPKLDSEAKEKVEAALRWFAPELHPSYSSASHENLSWADDHMFGGLSFSAQRVALFVRSMIKSPDVVVLDEAFSGMDDAVRDKCTLFLEQGEAKTYRGEEIIESDASKSGQVKIPGLSDQQALICIAHVKEEVPDCVREWLCLPEANTGRAARFGRLEGPLRTDENRWHEVWGF; via the coding sequence ATGAGACCAATTCCGACTCGTCCTCCGATCATTCGGATTGCCAATGGCACATTCTATCGCCATCATCCAAATTCAGCATCATCACGTCCAAACCCACCTCTCTTTAGTGACTTGAGCTTCGAGTTGGCTTCTACATCGAACTCACCTCGAAATTGGTGTATTATAGGCCCATCTCTGTCTGGTAAAACAACGTTTCTTCAGGTTTTGAGGGGTAGGTTCCTCTGCGAACCACCTATTGCAAGATCATATCCCTACCTTTCTACTGAGGAAGTACCCAAGCGGTTACGAACGCCGCAAAAGGCAATTGAGTATGTGGGTTTCGATGCTGAGCTGACTGGAGGAGGGCtgggtggtggtgttgcAACGAGTGCATATCTCTCAGCGCGATATGAGTCGCGACGGGAGATTACGGACTTCTCACTAAGGGATTTCCTCATGGGCAACACAGAGCTTAATCCCATGCAGACGGAACCCAGCCAGGATGAGGCTACTATCTCGCCGGATCTTCTTTCCCAAGTTGTCAAGGACCTGAAGCTTGAGCCCCTGCTAGATCTCCCTGTCTCGTTTCTTAGTAACGGGCAAGGTCGAAGGGCACGTATCGCTCGTGCACTTCTCACCAAGCCTGAAGTTCTCTTACTTGATGAGCCTTTCATGGGGTTGGACCCGCCTACAGTCTCAGGTTTAAGCCCATTACTACACTCGCTGGCTGAGAAAGCAAGCCCGCGTCTTGTTCTTAGTGCACGACCACAGGATCCTGTCCCTGACTGGATCACTCACCTCGTGTATCTAAGAACAGACTGCCAAGTGGGATCCATGGGGCCTAAGGAGGAAGTTCTTGACGGCCTTAAGAAGTACGTCCGTGGAGTCCGAAAGGGTGGACTtacagaagatgagaagctaCCGCTACATTCACTTGTTGATATCGGTCGTGTACTACCATCGAGTGCTTCTACAGAAGTCTCCGGTAATCTAGGGGAAGCATCATATAAGGAGCTTGAGCCAATAAATCCCAAAGCAGAGCCCCTCGTTGAGATGGATGGCTGCAAAGTTCAGTATCGTGGGAAGATCGCACTGGGTAACTGGACACAGCAAACCACTGACGGTTCTAAAGACGGTTTGATATGGACAGTTCGACGTGGTGAGCGTTGGGGAGTTTTTGGCCCTAATGGTTCAGGGAAAACAACCATAGTATCTTTGCTCTGCTCGGATCATCCTCAGTCTTACTCTCTCCCCATCAAGCTATTCGGGCGATCTCGTCTTCCAGAACCTGGTACAGGCCAGCGGCCACTTACATTCTGGGACATCCAGTCCAGGATTGGACACTCGAGCCCTGAAGTTCATCAGCACATGCCTCGGAACTTGACGGTGCGCCAAGTGATTGAGAATGCTTGGTCAGAAACATTTCGAGCGAGACCGAAGCTAGACAGTGAAGCCaaagagaaggttgaggcgGCTCTTCGCTGGTTTGCTCCTGAACTACATCCAAGCTATTCTTCAGCATCGCACGAGAACCTCTCCTGGGCGGATGATCACATGTTTGGTGGTCTGTCTTTCAGCGCACAACGTGTTGCGCTCTTCGTTAGATCCATGATTAAGAGCCCGGATGTTgtggttcttgatgaagctttTAGCGGCATGGATGATGCAGTACGAGACAAGTGCACGCTGTTCCTTGAACAAGGTGAGGCCAAAACATATCGAGGCGAAGAGATCATCGAGAGTGACGCCTCCAAGTCTGGTCAGGTCAAGATCCCAGGTCTTTCTGACCAGCAAGCACTGATCTGTATTGCTCATGTCAAGGAGGAGGTGCCAGACTGTGTAAGAGAGTGGCTGTGTCTTCCTGAGGCCAACACGGGACGGGCAGCAAGATTTGGACGACTTGAAGGTCCATTGAGAACTGACGAGAATAGATGGCATGAGGTATGGGGTTTCTAG
- a CDS encoding proteasome maturation factor UMP1-domain-containing protein, whose translation MSQAMRIVPGNSNAQTYTHISHTSSAPSAPGIHDTLRHGVGASPFDSKSTPASAHPLEARLKNWEATQEALKMETLRRTYGMAEPIRRGMELKIVQKGEWRPMALGNGLPSVHEDILRGRDATITWEDVFTGDETRAVAGFHDEMEKKLKIQ comes from the exons ATG TCTCAAGCAATGCGTATCGTCCCCGGCAACTCCAACGCCCAGACCTACACTCACATTTCGCACACATCCTCCGCCCCCTCCGCCCCGGGCATCCACGATACTCTCCGCCACGGTGTCGGCGCATCCCCCTTCGACTCAAAGTCCACACCCGCCTCTGCTCATCCCCTCGAAGCCCGCCTGAAGAACTGGGAGGCTACTCAGGAGGCTCTCAAGATGGAGACACTTCGACGCACCTACGGCATGGCTGAGCCTATTCGACGTGGTATGGAGCTCAAGATTGTTCAGAAAGGCGAGTGGCGGCCCATGGCCCTCGGCAATGGCCTCCCCAGCGTTCACGAGGATATTCTTAGGGGTCGTGATGCTACGATTACCTGGGAGGATGTATTCACTGGCGATGAGACAAGGGCCGTTGCTGGATTCCACGACGAGATGgaaaagaagctcaagatccaGTAA
- a CDS encoding ubiquitin-related domain-containing protein, whose protein sequence is MSGGKAAPVETSRLEQPNDAVAMENIAQSSEQAPADHAPESADKTITTEPALSTAVPATSENTDNSAATAAASSKGKEKDTAPPPPPTKQDSNLGIGPAVDDIREISGGSSDGPVCNITLLLTSGSRHPYKIDAKYLSRRSVDIPDQTESGLPDPFSISVYTLKELILREWRSDWEAKPASPSSIRLIHFGKLLDDKEQLKKYQLSTESPNVVHMSIRPQDLDEEEPKAGNKNLSSSGGDGQRSRDSNCCIIL, encoded by the exons ATGAGTGGTGGTAAGGCTGCGCCAGTTGAAACTTCACGGCTCGAACAGCCTAACGATGCGGTAGCCATGGAAAACATTGCCCAGTCCTCCGAGCAGGCGCCTGCCGATCACGCCCCCGAATCCGCCGATAAGACCATTACAACTGAACCAGCACTGTCTACTGCTGTGCCAGCTACGTCCGAGAACACCGATAACTCAGCAGCCACTGCAGCAGCCTCATCGAAgggaaaggagaaggatacagctcctcctccaccacctaCTAAGCAAGACTCGAATCTGGGCATCGGACCTGCTGTGGACGACATCAGAGAAATTTCGGGGGGTTCTTCCGACGGACCCGTTTGCAACATTACCCTTCTCCTTACTTCAGGAAGCCGACATCCGTACAAGATTGATGCCAAGTACTTGAGTCGGAGGAGCGTGGATATCCCAGACCAGACGGAGAGTGGCCTTCCGGATCCCTTCAGTATCAGCGTTTATACCCTCAAGGAATTAATATTGCGCGAATGGCGAAGTGATTGGGAAGCAAAACCAGCAAGTCCCAGCAGCATTAGACTCATTCATTTCGGAAAGCTCCTAGATGATAAGGAGCAATTGAAAA AATATCAACTTTCAACCGAGAGCCCCAATGTTGTACATATGAGCATTCGGCCACAGGATCTTGACGAGGAAGAACCCAAGGCGGGAAATAAGAACCTTTCATCGAGCGGCGGTGATGGCCAACGTTCGCGGGACAGCAATTGCTGTATCATTTTATAA
- a CDS encoding adaptin N terminal region-domain-containing protein, producing the protein MQGKVAELRLELNSGGKKDKAYTGKKIALKKIVANMTMSNNDMVALFPDIIGCMGIQSLEIKKMCFLFLVNYARIRPEIAVKAIPVLEHDMEDHNPLVRALALRTMSYIHVREFVEATVPIVKHMLKDNDPYVRKTAAFCVAKLYDHDRHMVENSDLIDRLNSLLRDDNPTVVASALAGLMDIWERSDAIKLTIDYSNASKMVAILPDCSEWGQTYILEALMSYVPQESGEAVLLAERISPRLSHSNSSVVLTCIRVILYLMNYIADQKQISALCRKLSPPLVTLLAKGPEVQYLALRNALLILQRRPEVLRNDIRVFFCKYNDPIYVKVTKLELIFMLANEDNIDEVLTELREYATEIDVHFVRKAVRAIGKLAIKIEPAARRCINLLLELVATKITYIVQEATVVIRNIFRKYPNQYESIISTLCEHLDSLDEPEAKAAMVWVIGQYADRIENSDALLEDFLYSFAEEPVEVQLALLTATVKLFIQRPTKGQELVPKVLKWATEETDNPDLRDRAYMYWRLLSTDMNAAKQIVMGEKPAITAESERLDSTTLEEMCLNVGTLATVYLKPVQTVFRSARPRKLQDSPALQKQNLLVAADSQKSISMFGNAGAATDIDPRSRNPTSGNGQGDLAQAVNDADAYFSSIGTQQQMQPMHDQGDDVFGGGNGHSTGYVVSAHAPQAVLQPAQGAGSNGDLLVL; encoded by the exons ATGCAGGGCAAAGTTGCCGAGCTACGCCTCGAGCTTAACAGTGGAGGGAAAAAGGACAAGGCCTATACAGGCAAGAAGATTGCTCTCAAGAAGATTGTCGCAAATATGACCATGAGTAATAATGACATGGTTGCACTATTCCCCGACATCATTGGATGCATGGGTATCCAGAGTTTGGAAATCAAGAAGAT GTGCTTCTTGTTTCTGGTCAACTATGCCAGGATAAGACCTGAGATTGCTGTAAAGGCAATCCCTGTACTGGAACAT GATATGGAAGACCACAACCCTTTGGTACGGGCACTGGCTCTCCGAACAATGTCCTACATTCATGTCAGAGAGTTTGTTGAGGCTACTGTACCAATAGTCAAGCATATGCTGAAGGATAATGACCCATATGTGCGAAAAACCGCTGCCTTCTGTGTCGCCAAACTTTACGACCATGACCGACATATGGTGGAGAACTCAGACCTTATTGATCGTTTGAACTCTTTGCTACGGGATGACAACCCCACAGTTGTTGCGAGCGCTCTGGCTGGACTCATGGATATCTGGGAACGCAGTGACGCCATCAAACTTACCATTGACTATAGCAATGCCTCCAAGATGGTGGCCATTCTCCCTGATTGCTCCGA ATGGGGTCAGACATATATCCTAGAGGCTCTCATGTCCTATGTGCCACAAGAATCCGGAGAAGCGGTACTCCTAGCGGAACGGATATCACCACGACTGTCGCATTCTAATTCGTCGGTCGTGTTGACCTGCATTCGGGTGATTCTGTATCTGATGAATTATATCGCCGATCAGAAGCAAATCTCGGCTCTCTGCAGGAAGCTCTCACCACCCCTGGTCACACTTCTCGCCAAGGGTCCTGAGGTTCAGTACCTCGCTCTGCGAAATGCTTTGTTGATTCTCCAGCGACGACCGGAAGTGCTCCGAAACGATATCCGTGTCTTTTTCTGCAAGTACAACGATCCTATTTATGTCAAGGTCACAAAGCTGGAACTTATCTTCATGCTTGCCAACGAGGACAACATCGATGAGGTGTTGACGGAATTGCGAGAATATGCTACTGAAATTGATGTTCACTTCGTCCGCAAGGCAGTACGTGCTATCGGTAAGTTGGCAATTAAAATTGAGCCAGCTGCACGACGATGCATCAACTTGCTCCTCGAGCTTGTGGCAACCAAGATCACATATATCGTGCAGGAAGCTACGGTGGTTATCCGAAACATCTTCCGAAAGTACCCCAACCAATATGAATCCATCATCAGCACTCTTTGCGAGCATCTGGATTCTCTGGATGAGCCGGAGGCCAAGGCAGCCATGGTTTGGGTCATTGGTCAATACGCAGATCGGATTGAGAACAGCGATGCCTTGCTAGAAGACTTCCTGTACTCGTTCGCAGAGGAGCCTGTCGAAGTGCAGCTGGCCTTGCTCACAGCTACAGTAAAGCTGTTCATCCAGCGACCAACCAAGGGTCAAGAATTGGTTCCCAAGGTTTTGAAGTGGGCAACTGAAGAGACGGATAACCCTGATCTTCGAGACCGAGCGTATATGTACTGGCGCTTGTTGTCTACAGATATGAATGCGGCGAAGCAGATCGTGATGGGGGAGAAGCCAGCGATTACCGCTGAGTCAGAAAGACTCGATTCGACGACGCTAGAGGAGATGTGTCTAAACGTGGGAACTCTAGCCACGGTCTATTTGAAGCCGGTGCAGACCGTGTTTAGATCTGCTCGGCCTCGCAAACTCCAGGACTCTCCCGCATTGCAGAAGCAAAACCTCCTTGTTGCTGCAGACAGCCAAAAGAGCATAAGCATGTTTGGCAACGCCGGGGCGGCAACAGATATTGATCCAAGAAGCCGAAACCCGACATCAGGCAATGGTCAAGGGGACCTCGCGCAAGCAGTCAACGACGCAGATGCCTACTTTTCAAGTATTGGAACGCAGCAGCAGATGCAACCGATGCATGATCAAGGGGATGATGTCTTTGGAGGAGGTAATGGCCACTCGACAGGATACGTGGTGAGCGCACATGCACCTCAAGCGGTTCTTCAACCAGCTCAGGGTGCTGGCAGCAATGGTGATTTGTTAGTGCTATGA
- a CDS encoding uncharacterized protein (of unknown function-domain containing protein) codes for MAGPSASPIWVSQLESPPAAKSKQSGVQDPPGFSSGTTVTNSKKNKDAVKVQPRKPPTTAEMETLKLKKAWEVALAPVKGLPMTAIMMYMSGNSLQIFSIMMVFMAFKNPLMGLMNTNQAFERFQSDSLSSQLLQVKFVYVVCQLVALGVGIWKINAMGLLPTTRSDWLMWEAQREPLEFAVAAL; via the exons ATGGCTGGCCCATCTGCCTCCCCTATCTGGGTCTCTCAACTCGAGAGCCCTCCCGCTGCCAAGTCCAAGCAATCTGGCGTTCAGGATCCTCCTGGTTTTAGCTCCGGAACAACCGTCACCAACTCCAAG aagaacaaggatgcTGTCAAGGTTCAGCCCCGCAAGCCCCCGACTACCGCCGAGATGGAAAccttgaagctcaagaaggcctGGGAAGTCGCGCTGGCTCCTGTTAAAGGTCTTCCCATGACCGCCATCATGATGTACATGTCGGGCAACTCTCTCCAGATCTTCAGTATCATGATGGTCTTTATGGCATTCAAGAACCCTTTGATGGGCTTGATGAACACGAACCAGGCCTTCGAACGCTTCCAGTCAGACTCTCTTTCCTCCCAATTATTGCAGGTCAAGTTTGTGTATGTGGTATGCCAGCTGGTTGCGCTTGGTGTCGGAATTTGGAAGATCAATGCCATGGGTCTATTACC AACAACACGATCCGACTGGCTGATGTGGGAGGCGCAAAGAGAGCCTCTGGAGTTCGCTGTGGCAGCTTTATAA
- a CDS encoding major facilitator superfamily domain-containing protein, which translates to MKEKSQNQPSSNTGNPPRHDHDDISIQSTESETLGGLDNNNTEKLGRPPHDASTTQADETIMGDPESMSRVSSGPAYSVFSKNTKRWILALVTAASFVSPMTANIYFPAIPPIAEDLNISVSLVNLTLTSYMIFQGLSPTIFGDFGDMAGRRPAYILAFLIYICANIGLALQRNFVALLILRCVQSAGSSGTLALGFAVVADISSTAERGKYMGIVGAGINVGPALGPVLGGILSQYLGWPAIFWFCAIFSGVWMIPFIFSAPETCRKVVGNGSIAPPKWNRSLLDLYSHRGDVTSQSIPKQKLKFPNPLKTLYIVFDKEMAIILCINAIIYLAFILVAATLSTLFKETYGYNDLEVGLCYLPYGFGCALAVVGQGYVLDWNYRRIAKKIGFTINRKRGDDLGKFPIETARIQPVYPTLLAGIAILIGYGWALQVETSVAVPLVLVFLIGMFVPTSFSVLNTLIVDLNPHAPATATAANNLVRCMFGAAATAAIDHMIVGMGRGWCFTFLALLNLAMIPALRLVDKRGMRWRAAKAKREAMNVA; encoded by the coding sequence atgaaagagaaaagcCAAAACCAGCCCTCTTCCAACACCGGAAACCCACCGAGACATGACCATGACGATATCAGCATACAGAGCACTGAGTCGGAGACTCTTGGGGGCCTCGATAACAACAATACCGAGAAACTTGGCAGACCGCCACATGATGCATCAACAACTCAAGCCGACGAGACGATAATGGGTGATCCCGAGAGCATGAGCAGAGTCTCAAGCGGTCCAGCATACAGCGTTTTCTCAAAGAACACAAAAAGATGGATCCTAGCTTTGGTCACAGCAGCCAGCTTCGTCTCGCCTATGACGGCCAACATATATTTCCCCGCTATTCCCCCTATAGCCGAAGATTTGAACATATCTGTGTCACTTGTCAACCTCACTTTGACGTCTTATATGATATTTCAGGGACTATCGCCAACGATATTCGGCGACTTCGGCGACATGGCCGGGCGTCGACCCGCTTATATACTGGCCTTCTTGATTTATATATGTGCAAACATTGGTTTGGCCCTGCAACGTAACTTTGTTGCGCTACTGATCCTTCGTTGTGTTCAAAGTGCGGGCAGCAGTGGAACTTTGGCTCTTGGTTTTGCTGTGGTAGCGGATATATCCTCGACAGCTGAAAGAGGAAAATATATGGGCATTGTTGGAGCCGGAATCAATGTTGGGCCTGCTCTCGGGCCAGTCCTGGGTGGTATTCTGAGCCAGTACCTTGGATGGCCTGCTATCTTCTGGTTTTGTGCCATCTTCTCTGGTGTCTGGATGATCCCCTTTATCTTCTCCGCTCCCGAGACGTGCCGTAAAGTCGTTGGCAATGGCTCgatagcaccaccaaaatgGAACAGGTCACTACTTGATCTTTACAGCCACCGAGGAGATGTTACAAGCCAGAGTATTCCGAAGCAGAAGTTGAAGTTTCCCAACCCATTGAAGACGCTTTACATTGTCTTTGACAAAGAAATGGCTATTATTCTATGTATCAATGCCATCATCTACCTGGCTTTCATTTTAGTGGCGGCTACCCTATCAACACTCTTCAAAGAGACGTACGGCTATAACGATCTTGAGGTTGGTCTTTGCTATTTGCCTTACGGATTTGGCTGCGCTTTGGCCGTTGTTGGTCAAGGATACGTCTTGGACTGGAACTATCGACGAATTGCGAAGAAAATTGGCTTCACTATCAACCGTAAGCGGGGAGATGATCTGGGCAAGTTCCCAATTGAGACTGCGCGAATCCAGCCGGTCTATCCAACGCTCCTCGCTGGTATCGCGATACTTATAGGGTATGGATGGGCTTTGCAAGTTGAAACTTCAGTTGCTGTCCCATTGGTCCTTGTCTTCCTTATCGGCATGTTCGTTCCAACCTCATTCAGTGTTCTCAATACCCTTATTGTTGATCTTAACCCACATGCTCCAGCTACAGCAACTGCAGCCAACAACCTCGTGCGATGTATGTTTGGAGCTGCAGCGACGGCGGCCATTGACCACATGATCGTAGGAATGGGTAGAGGGTGGTGTTTCACGTTTCTTGCTTTACTGAACTTGGCCATGATCCCGGCTTTGAGACTTGTTGACAAGAGAGGTATGCGATGGAGGGCAGCCAAAGCAAAGAGAGAAGCAATGAATGTGGCATAG
- a CDS encoding pyridoxal phosphate-dependent transferase, translating to MTPSLSTPRQSQSGSSSSSSSSTHNKTAPTSSSSSSISRLNSIVRHISPKMVSTTNFPAEVVPQAPEDPLFGLARAYKADNSPNKIDLGIGAYRDENAKPWVLPVVKKADEILRNDPELNHEYAPIAGIASFTSKAAELVFGADSAAISEKRSTTLQTISGTGAVHLGALFLARFYKGNHTVYLSNPTWANHHQIFKNVGHSIDTYPYFHKETKGLDFEGFKQTLKSAPEGSVFVLHACAHNPTGVDPTQEQWTEIAALMKERNHFPFFDTAYQGFASGDLVRDAWAIRYFVEQGFELVVAQSFAKNFGLYGERAGCFHAVTAPAGDASNTITRIGSQLAILQRSEISNPPLYGARIVSTVLNDRDLFAEWEENLRTMSGRIISMRDTLRAKLEELQTPGTWNHITDQIGMFSFTGLSESQVMKLREEFHIYMTKNGRISMAGLNDNNVDYFAKAVDKVVRESA from the exons ATGACACCCTCACTGAGCACACCCCGTCAGAGCCAGtctggcagcagcagctcaagctcaagctcgacTCATAATAAAACGGCGCCgacctcttcttcatcttcctccatctCTCGTCTCAACTCCATCGTTCGTCACATCTCGCCCAAAATGGTTTCTACTACAAATTTCCCTGCCGAAGTCGTGCCCCAGGCTCCTGAAGACCCTCTCTTTGGTCTTGCACGAGCTTACAAGGCCGACAACAGCCCCAACAAGATCGATCTT GGTATCGGTGCTTACAGAGACGAGAACGCAAAGCCCTGGGTGTTGCCAGTCGTTAAGAAG GCTGATGAGATCCTCCGAAACGACCCTGAGCTCAACCACGAGTATGCCCCGATCGCGGGTATTGCCAGCTTCACATCCAAGGCCGCCGAGCTGGTCTTTGGCGCTGACTCCGCCGCCATCTCAGAGAAGCGCTCGACGACATTGCAGACAATCTCTGGTACCGGTGCCGTGCACTTGGGTGCTCTCTTCCTAGCCAGGTTCTACAAGGGCAACCACACTGTCTACCTGTCAAATCCCACCTGGGCGAACCACCAccagatcttcaagaacgTCGGCCACTCAATTGATACCTACCCTTACTTCCACAAGGAGACCAAAGGTCTTGATTTCGAGGGCTTCAAGCAGACTCTTAAGTCTGCTCCTGAGGGATCTGTCTTCGTTCTTCATGCTTGCGCACACAACCCCACTGGCGTTGACCCTACCCAAGAGCAATGGACTGAGATTGCTGCTCTCATGAAGGAGCGAAACCACTTCCCCTTCTTCGATACTGCTTACCAAGGCTTTGCCTCTGGTGATCTCGTCCGCGATGCCTGGGCTATCCGATACTTTGTCGAGCAGGGCTTCGAGCTTGTTGTTGCCCAGAGTTTCGCCAAGAACTTTGGTCTCTACGGCGAGCGTGCCGGCTGCTTCCACGCTGTTACCGCCCCCGCCGGTGATGCCTCAAACACTATCACCCGTATCGGCTCCCAATTAGCTATTCTCCAGCGATCCGAGATTTCCAACCCTCCCTTGTATGGTGCTCGCATCGTCAGCACTGTTCTCAACGATCGTGACCTCTTCGCCGAGTGGGAAGAGAACCTCCGCACAATGTCAGGCCGCATCATCAGCATGCGCGATACTCTACGagccaagcttgaggagcTCCAGACCCCTGGTACCTGGAACCACATCACGGACCAGATCGGCATGTTCAGTTTCACTGGTCTTAGCGAGTCACAAGTGATGAAGCTTCGAGAAGAATTCCACATCTACATGACCAAGAACGGTCGTATCAGCATGGCTGGCCTCAATGACAACAATGTCGATTACTTTGCCAAGGCTGTTGACAAGGTAGTAAGAGAGTCTGCTTAG
- a CDS encoding uncharacterized protein (expressed protein), translating to MGRKLPWKTSSTPSGPERKTSVKSESPLPTPSRALHPGTPSAFRKKPRRERVIEAEGIPDSTLSSKPQRNRQYHTDTTRSPSTSPPPEPPKERSISLPNSHSYQTLTRLRFMRPGLDHDDRYRIVEDEFVNMAHQFTLHIHASEYNRLKNLAKHQNADTIREIERPVVGAPTLLTRHRQEDVRRNAKQRKLLGNDANEKKDSPYVGSSLRGLMESPRKEHKWISTGLADTAATRASAGFNSQKISPLRLKQGSNSSSAKRRQISLGDDDETDDGDDLDPTTPSRTAATKAARTTHTPSPAMPRSTPRTAFSTPRTLKSAMNTTSRSGSSVKRPTTAPGGSEARKITKSRDAQEHIDDDDPFGINKRRIQRQKSREQFRKTEEKTPSKSSLDDIPSFI from the coding sequence ATGGGGAGAAAATTACCATGGAAGACTTCCTCAACTCCTTCGGGCCCTGAAAGGAAAACTTCAGTGAAGTCGGAGAGTCCACTACCCACACCATCACGAGCGCTCCATCCAGGTACACCCTCAGCATTCCGTAAGAAACCGCGTCGCGAGCGCGTGATAGAGGCAGAAGGTATTCCAGACTCAACACTTTCATCAAAACCGCAAAGAAACCGACAATATCATACAGATACCACACGCAGTCCTTCAACCTCGCCTCCGCCAGAGCCACCTAAAGAAAGGTCCATCTCACTCCCAAACTCACACTCATACCAAACACTGACCAGACTCAGATTCATGAGACCAGGCCTCGACCACGATGACCGATATCGTATAGTGGAAGACGAATTCGTTAACATGGCTCACCAATTCACACTTCACATTCATGCTTCTGAATACAATCGTTTGAAGAATTTGGCTAAACACCAAAACGCAGACACAATCCGTGAGATTGAAAGGCCTGTAGTCGGCGCGCCAACCCTCCTTACACGACATCGTCAGGAGGACGTACGCCGCAATGCCAAACAGCGCAAGCTCTTAGGTAATGACGcaaatgagaagaaggactcCCCTTACGTAGGGTCAAGTCTGCGAGGTCTCATGGAGAGTCCCAGAAAGGAGCACAAGTGGATATCAACAGGTCTAGCTGATACCGCAGCAACGAGAGCTTCGGCGGGTTTCAATTCACAGAAGATTAGCCCGCTACGGTTAAAGCAAGGATCCAattcatcttcagcaaagAGGAGGCAGATCTCTTTgggcgatgacgatgagaccgatgatggagatgacTTGGATCCAACTACGCCCTCACGCACCGCAGCTACAAAGGCAGCACGCACGACGCATACACCCAGTCCAGCCATGCCACGATCAACTCCACGAACAGCATTTAGTACTCCTCGCACACTGAAATCAGCTATGAACACAACTTCAAGGTCGGGCTCTAGCGTTAAGcgaccaacaacagcacctGGAGGAAGCGAAGCACGTAAGATAACCAAAAGCCGCGATGCTCAAGAACAcatcgatgatgacgatCCTTTTGGGATCAACAAACGAAGAATTCAGCGCCAAAAGTCAAGGGAACAGTTCCGCAAAACGGAAGAGAAAACACCCTCTAAATCCTCACTCGACGATATTCCTTCATTCATCTGA